In Crassostrea angulata isolate pt1a10 chromosome 6, ASM2561291v2, whole genome shotgun sequence, a genomic segment contains:
- the LOC128189345 gene encoding vesicular inhibitory amino acid transporter-like, with protein MDWFRRRNFQLYSSLEKNASIELTEQSAEKTVVGETECDSIQETRDFAPGNATSYGSLKKEAEFKESKLTTWQASWNITNMIQGTNILNAPFVLLVGGIPGILLTVLVGYISIHTCFLLINCQYDEDEEGGKAKKRPTLHDIAVHNLGKKAGVVFIDLLQLLLMFGNCVYQLLTCGHMINALFPENPLGFNGIIFVFSIPLFPFAFVKSIILVSHFSCVSVIVTSLAHFGIVVYMFSKLNQWLPNEFPITTDIYPFSVSLGMIVFGFDTQLYVNALDNKMKEGSNIKKMIVWTHLIAVFVKIFFGIVGVFTFGHLTRETITNSIDIEPLKYFFNVFYPLKFFLVFQFPYFAIIDLIQEKLFQGVNQPCFPSCVDQKNALKWWALLLRMSLICLSVAVCVVFPDVAVMSGYTGCTVGAFVMFLMPVYFHLNMFWRKMKWYRLLHDFLVLLVGVFVVFFGVFSFVQREIITGT; from the exons atggactGGTTTAGAAGACGAAATTTCCAGCTTTACTCCAGTTTAGAAAAGAACGCGTCGATAGAATTGACAGAGCAGAGTGCTGAAAAAACTGTAGTTGGGGAAACTGAGTGTGACTCTATCCAAGAAACCCGGGATTTCGCCCCTGGAAACGCAACGTCATACGGAAGCTTGAAGAAGGAGGCAGAATTCAAGGAATCGAAACTAACAACATGGCAGGCATCCTGGAATATCACGAACATGATACAG GGGACGAACATTTTGAATGCGCCCTTCGTGCTGTTAGTCGGAGGAATACCCGGTATTCTCCTCACGGTCCTCGTGGGGTACATCAGCATTCACACGTGCTTCTTACTCATCAACTGTCAGTATGATGAGGATGAGGAGGGTGGGAAGGCGAAGAAGAGGCCGACACTGCACGATATTGCCGTCCACAACCTTGGAAAGAAGGCCGGGGTGGTCTTTATAGACCTTCTTCAACTGTTGCTGATGTTTGGGAACTGCGTTTACCAGCTCCTGACGTGTGGTCACATGATAAATGCGCTGTTTCCGGAAAACCCTTTGGGTTTCAATGGAATTATTTTCGTCTTCTCCATACCCCTGTTTCCCTTTGCATTCGTGAAGTCCATTATTTTAGTGAGCCATTTTAGCTGCGTGAGTGTAATTGTAACTTCTCTCGCGCACTTTGGAATAGTTGTTTACATGTTCTCGAAACTGAACCAATGGCTGCCCAATGAATTCCCTATCACTACTGATATCTACCCATTCTCGGTGTCTTTAGGAATGATTGTGTTCGGATTTGATACTCAACTTTACGTTAACGCTTTagataataaaatgaaagaagGATCCAACATAAAGAAAATGATCGTATGGACACACTTGATAGCTGTGTTCGTAAAGATATTTTTCGGCATTGTCGGTGTTTTCACGTTTGGACATCTAACTCGAGAAACCATCACTAATAGCATCGACATAGAGCCTTTGAAATACTTTTTCAATGTGTTTTACCCTTTGAAATTCTTCCTGGTTTTCCAGTTTCCCTATTTTGCAATAATCGATCTCATCCAAGAAAAACTATTCCAAGGCGTGAATCAGCCTTGTTTTCCATCTTGCGTGGATCAGAAGAATGCGTTGAAGTGGTGGGCCCTGCTTCTGCGCATGTCACTGATCTGTCTGTCTGTAGCGGTGTGTGTTGTGTTTCCGGATGTCGCCGTAATGTCAGGCTACACCGGATGTACGGTCGGAGCCTTCGTCATGTTTCTAATGCCTGTATATTTTCATCTGAATATGTTCTGGAGGAAGATGAAGTGGTACCGGCTACTACACGATTTTTTGGTGCTACTTGTCGGGGTGTTTGTCGTTTTCTTTGGTGTATTTAGTTTTGTGCAAAGGGAAATAATCACGggcacttaa
- the LOC128190472 gene encoding uncharacterized protein LOC128190472 isoform X2, with product MGFQMLFGAFLMLIFKELHCFECHGNPDAYIDRGDRYCQKVYNCQPGHEIIDCSVNCESDRCSKCPHGQVQPFLIQSTTPEVDRKCFPHKGDCDQDSVPVRNGSSVPGCSKSKTCQCNLYDCYGGNTCTCKRFRGGCPVNEYFVYEGGKGGCKKCPPGTKKEIVGCGPCKTIPVTPDTNISTTTATTEKLTTAATEKSSTTSGLFINHNYLAISARKAESIGFSTLTSEMTTLSITTTSTEEKENNFWLIIIGSVSGFLILVLVGVIVVCLRRSRSHGGILNEAEKREENADGAENEIETVSRPLIVPEVSLLSEACSTPRSPVVSETGQPGVYHPTDPRALWYIRALQGRSLEDESHTDSSMNTSVEDRERLNSSCIETPAVDSKGNSEGVNYIINKLNNEDTQPKQPVQCEEDTLGSHTVQKYLYSDVTHQKEVLCEQGFHSLTNEKSLCPVRCVSDKTDPKYCTNS from the exons ATGGGTTTTCAAATGCTTTTCGGCGCttttttaatgcttatattcaAG gaaCTTCATTGTTTTGAATGTCATGGTAATCCTGACGCTTACATCGATAGAGGAGACAGGTATTGCCAGAAAGTCTACAACTGTCAGCCAG GTCATGAAATAATTGACTGCTCCGTTAATTGTGAGTCCGATAGGTGCAGTAAGTGTCCGCACGGTCAGGTTCAGCCTTTCCTGATTCAGTCCACTACACCCGAGGTAGACAGGAAATGCTTCCCCCACAAAGGCGATTGCGATCAAGACT CGGTCCCTGTTCGCAATGGTAGTTCAGTTCCCGGGTGTTCAAAGTCGAAGACTTGCCAGTGTAATCTGTACGACTGTTACGGaggaaacacatgtacatgtaaaaggttCCGCGGGGGATGTCCTGtgaatgaatattttgtatatgaagGAGGCAAGGGTG GTTGCAAGAAATGTCCACCCGGCACAAAGAAAGAGATTGTAGGTTGCGGGCCTTGTAAAACGATTCCCGTGACCCCAGACACCAACATTTCTACAACCACCGCAACCACAGAAAAATTAACCACCGCAGCCACAGAAAAATCATCCACAACTTCCGGTTTGTTCATCAATCATAACTACTTGGCCATTTCCGCTCGTAAAGCGGAATCTATTG GCTTTTCGACATTGACCTCAGAAATGACAACCTTGTCTATCACAACTACATCTACAGAAGAGAAGGAGAATAATTTTTGGCTCATTAT AATTGGATCTGTTTCCGGATTTCTCATCCTTGTTCTTGTAGGAGTAATTGTCGTCTGTTTACGAAGGAGTCGTTCACATGGTG GCATTCTGAATGAAGCGGAAAAAAGGGAGGAAAATGCAGATGGAGcagaaaatgaaattgaaacagTTTCAag ACCTCTTATTGTGCCTGAAGTCAGTCTGCTGTCAGAGGCCTGTTCTACTCCGAGGTCTCCTGTCGTCTCTGAGACGGGACAGCCCGGGGTGTATCATCCCACCGACCCGCGGGCATTGTGGTACATCAGGGCTCTCCAGGGGCGATCACTAGAGGATGAATCTCACACCGATTCCTCTATGAATACTTCAG TCGAGGACAGGGAACGTTTGAATTCTTCTTGCATAGAAACACCAGCGGTGGATTCAAAGGGAAATTCGGAAG GTGTCAACTATATTATTAATAAGTTGAACAACGAAGATACCCAACCTAAACAGCCAGTTCAATGTGAAGAAGATACTCTGGGGTCCCATACAGTCCAAAAATACCTTTACAGTGACGTCACACACCAAAAGGAGGTTCTGTGTGAGCAAGGGTTTCACAGTCTGACCAACGAAAAATCGCTTTGTCCCGTCAGATGTGTGTCGGACAAAACTGACCCCAAATATTGCAcgaattcataa
- the LOC128190472 gene encoding uncharacterized protein LOC128190472 isoform X3, with amino-acid sequence MGFQMLFGAFLMLIFKELHCFECHGNPDAYIDRGDRYCQKVYNCQPGHEIIDCSVNCESDRCSKCPHGQVQPFLIQSTTPEVDRKCFPHKGDCDQDSVPVRNGSSVPGCSKSKTCQCNLYDCYGGNTCTCKRFRGGCPVNEYFVYEGGKGGCKKCPPGTKKEIVGCGPCKTIPVTPDTNISTTTATTEKLTTAATEKSSTTSGFSTLTSEMTTLSITTTSTEEKENNFWLIIIGSVSGFLILVLVGVIVVCLRRSRSHGGILNEAEKREENADGAENEIETVSRPLIVPEVSLLSEACSTPRSPVVSETGQPGVYHPTDPRALWYIRALQGRSLEDESHTDSSMNTSEVEDRERLNSSCIETPAVDSKGNSEGVNYIINKLNNEDTQPKQPVQCEEDTLGSHTVQKYLYSDVTHQKEVLCEQGFHSLTNEKSLCPVRCVSDKTDPKYCTNS; translated from the exons ATGGGTTTTCAAATGCTTTTCGGCGCttttttaatgcttatattcaAG gaaCTTCATTGTTTTGAATGTCATGGTAATCCTGACGCTTACATCGATAGAGGAGACAGGTATTGCCAGAAAGTCTACAACTGTCAGCCAG GTCATGAAATAATTGACTGCTCCGTTAATTGTGAGTCCGATAGGTGCAGTAAGTGTCCGCACGGTCAGGTTCAGCCTTTCCTGATTCAGTCCACTACACCCGAGGTAGACAGGAAATGCTTCCCCCACAAAGGCGATTGCGATCAAGACT CGGTCCCTGTTCGCAATGGTAGTTCAGTTCCCGGGTGTTCAAAGTCGAAGACTTGCCAGTGTAATCTGTACGACTGTTACGGaggaaacacatgtacatgtaaaaggttCCGCGGGGGATGTCCTGtgaatgaatattttgtatatgaagGAGGCAAGGGTG GTTGCAAGAAATGTCCACCCGGCACAAAGAAAGAGATTGTAGGTTGCGGGCCTTGTAAAACGATTCCCGTGACCCCAGACACCAACATTTCTACAACCACCGCAACCACAGAAAAATTAACCACCGCAGCCACAGAAAAATCATCCACAACTTCCG GCTTTTCGACATTGACCTCAGAAATGACAACCTTGTCTATCACAACTACATCTACAGAAGAGAAGGAGAATAATTTTTGGCTCATTAT AATTGGATCTGTTTCCGGATTTCTCATCCTTGTTCTTGTAGGAGTAATTGTCGTCTGTTTACGAAGGAGTCGTTCACATGGTG GCATTCTGAATGAAGCGGAAAAAAGGGAGGAAAATGCAGATGGAGcagaaaatgaaattgaaacagTTTCAag ACCTCTTATTGTGCCTGAAGTCAGTCTGCTGTCAGAGGCCTGTTCTACTCCGAGGTCTCCTGTCGTCTCTGAGACGGGACAGCCCGGGGTGTATCATCCCACCGACCCGCGGGCATTGTGGTACATCAGGGCTCTCCAGGGGCGATCACTAGAGGATGAATCTCACACCGATTCCTCTATGAATACTTCAG aaGTCGAGGACAGGGAACGTTTGAATTCTTCTTGCATAGAAACACCAGCGGTGGATTCAAAGGGAAATTCGGAAG GTGTCAACTATATTATTAATAAGTTGAACAACGAAGATACCCAACCTAAACAGCCAGTTCAATGTGAAGAAGATACTCTGGGGTCCCATACAGTCCAAAAATACCTTTACAGTGACGTCACACACCAAAAGGAGGTTCTGTGTGAGCAAGGGTTTCACAGTCTGACCAACGAAAAATCGCTTTGTCCCGTCAGATGTGTGTCGGACAAAACTGACCCCAAATATTGCAcgaattcataa
- the LOC128190472 gene encoding uncharacterized protein LOC128190472 isoform X1 has product MGFQMLFGAFLMLIFKELHCFECHGNPDAYIDRGDRYCQKVYNCQPGHEIIDCSVNCESDRCSKCPHGQVQPFLIQSTTPEVDRKCFPHKGDCDQDSVPVRNGSSVPGCSKSKTCQCNLYDCYGGNTCTCKRFRGGCPVNEYFVYEGGKGGCKKCPPGTKKEIVGCGPCKTIPVTPDTNISTTTATTEKLTTAATEKSSTTSGLFINHNYLAISARKAESIGFSTLTSEMTTLSITTTSTEEKENNFWLIIIGSVSGFLILVLVGVIVVCLRRSRSHGGILNEAEKREENADGAENEIETVSRPLIVPEVSLLSEACSTPRSPVVSETGQPGVYHPTDPRALWYIRALQGRSLEDESHTDSSMNTSEVEDRERLNSSCIETPAVDSKGNSEGVNYIINKLNNEDTQPKQPVQCEEDTLGSHTVQKYLYSDVTHQKEVLCEQGFHSLTNEKSLCPVRCVSDKTDPKYCTNS; this is encoded by the exons ATGGGTTTTCAAATGCTTTTCGGCGCttttttaatgcttatattcaAG gaaCTTCATTGTTTTGAATGTCATGGTAATCCTGACGCTTACATCGATAGAGGAGACAGGTATTGCCAGAAAGTCTACAACTGTCAGCCAG GTCATGAAATAATTGACTGCTCCGTTAATTGTGAGTCCGATAGGTGCAGTAAGTGTCCGCACGGTCAGGTTCAGCCTTTCCTGATTCAGTCCACTACACCCGAGGTAGACAGGAAATGCTTCCCCCACAAAGGCGATTGCGATCAAGACT CGGTCCCTGTTCGCAATGGTAGTTCAGTTCCCGGGTGTTCAAAGTCGAAGACTTGCCAGTGTAATCTGTACGACTGTTACGGaggaaacacatgtacatgtaaaaggttCCGCGGGGGATGTCCTGtgaatgaatattttgtatatgaagGAGGCAAGGGTG GTTGCAAGAAATGTCCACCCGGCACAAAGAAAGAGATTGTAGGTTGCGGGCCTTGTAAAACGATTCCCGTGACCCCAGACACCAACATTTCTACAACCACCGCAACCACAGAAAAATTAACCACCGCAGCCACAGAAAAATCATCCACAACTTCCGGTTTGTTCATCAATCATAACTACTTGGCCATTTCCGCTCGTAAAGCGGAATCTATTG GCTTTTCGACATTGACCTCAGAAATGACAACCTTGTCTATCACAACTACATCTACAGAAGAGAAGGAGAATAATTTTTGGCTCATTAT AATTGGATCTGTTTCCGGATTTCTCATCCTTGTTCTTGTAGGAGTAATTGTCGTCTGTTTACGAAGGAGTCGTTCACATGGTG GCATTCTGAATGAAGCGGAAAAAAGGGAGGAAAATGCAGATGGAGcagaaaatgaaattgaaacagTTTCAag ACCTCTTATTGTGCCTGAAGTCAGTCTGCTGTCAGAGGCCTGTTCTACTCCGAGGTCTCCTGTCGTCTCTGAGACGGGACAGCCCGGGGTGTATCATCCCACCGACCCGCGGGCATTGTGGTACATCAGGGCTCTCCAGGGGCGATCACTAGAGGATGAATCTCACACCGATTCCTCTATGAATACTTCAG aaGTCGAGGACAGGGAACGTTTGAATTCTTCTTGCATAGAAACACCAGCGGTGGATTCAAAGGGAAATTCGGAAG GTGTCAACTATATTATTAATAAGTTGAACAACGAAGATACCCAACCTAAACAGCCAGTTCAATGTGAAGAAGATACTCTGGGGTCCCATACAGTCCAAAAATACCTTTACAGTGACGTCACACACCAAAAGGAGGTTCTGTGTGAGCAAGGGTTTCACAGTCTGACCAACGAAAAATCGCTTTGTCCCGTCAGATGTGTGTCGGACAAAACTGACCCCAAATATTGCAcgaattcataa